One genomic region from Melioribacteraceae bacterium encodes:
- a CDS encoding T9SS type A sorting domain-containing protein, translated as MSSDILLKNCIARLSIYPIVLLFLFQISIAGQGFSSNLKINHLTQGDQNTDGGNSIVVNGNNVYVLWQDLNTTFSSYISKSTDGGTSFGNGIKIGGNDPHLFGAMAANNSGTLFTVWSGVVNDNLTGVYFSRSTDQAATFSSPVTISSDGFISQIAVNGDNVYVCFFRPKADNKTGLFFARSTNGGANFETPYEVTDAVIGSNSVKFDSPNSISVDAQGNIFCIWNDGRRGGSGTDIYYAKSTNNGVSFGQNKMVNSVSGSVDKKRTAPSISAYGSNLYVVWREEDDNNGSNRKIYFKKSTDGGSTFSTEYEIASNGFGSPSMNVSSKGEIYIAYPNYSGDKNGIFCTKSIDGGVSFPKTSFVNSTNADSKNPSLFVDANDMIYSVWSDNRSSNDGVYFSKGTVTITGLDEKQDVIPAQFRLSQNYPNPFNPSTVIRVSIPVTQTASLKIYDFLGREIATLINGRIEPGNYEIEFESGELSSGIYLYRLQTESFSQTRKMIIIK; from the coding sequence ATGAGTTCTGATATTCTTCTTAAAAATTGCATTGCCAGACTTTCTATTTACCCGATTGTACTATTATTCCTTTTCCAAATTTCTATTGCCGGTCAGGGTTTTTCTTCAAATCTTAAAATCAATCATTTGACCCAGGGTGATCAGAATACAGATGGGGGAAATTCTATTGTTGTAAACGGCAATAATGTCTATGTCTTATGGCAGGATCTTAATACTACATTTTCTTCTTATATATCAAAATCAACGGACGGAGGGACAAGCTTTGGTAACGGGATTAAGATTGGAGGAAATGATCCGCATCTGTTCGGTGCCATGGCAGCTAATAATTCCGGCACTCTTTTCACTGTATGGAGCGGAGTTGTTAATGATAATCTGACAGGCGTTTATTTTTCCAGATCAACCGATCAGGCAGCAACGTTCAGCTCTCCTGTTACGATTTCATCCGACGGTTTCATTTCTCAGATAGCTGTTAATGGCGACAATGTTTATGTCTGTTTCTTCAGACCGAAAGCCGATAATAAAACGGGTCTCTTCTTTGCAAGATCTACAAATGGAGGGGCGAATTTCGAAACTCCCTATGAAGTTACAGATGCAGTAATCGGAAGCAACTCGGTTAAATTTGATTCACCTAATTCGATATCCGTTGATGCACAGGGTAATATATTCTGTATATGGAATGATGGCAGAAGAGGCGGAAGCGGTACTGATATATACTATGCGAAATCTACAAATAACGGTGTAAGTTTCGGCCAGAACAAAATGGTAAACAGCGTATCTGGCAGTGTTGATAAAAAACGGACAGCTCCAAGCATTTCGGCTTACGGTTCGAATCTTTATGTCGTCTGGAGAGAGGAGGACGATAATAACGGAAGCAACCGGAAAATCTACTTTAAAAAATCTACCGACGGCGGATCAACTTTCAGTACGGAATATGAAATCGCTTCCAACGGATTCGGATCCCCGTCCATGAATGTTAGCAGTAAAGGCGAGATTTATATTGCATATCCTAATTATTCCGGGGATAAGAACGGCATCTTCTGTACCAAATCCATTGATGGCGGAGTTTCATTCCCTAAAACTTCATTTGTAAACAGCACAAACGCGGATTCCAAAAATCCATCTCTCTTTGTGGATGCAAACGATATGATTTATTCTGTCTGGTCTGATAATAGAAGCAGCAACGATGGAGTCTATTTCTCGAAAGGAACAGTTACAATTACCGGCCTGGATGAAAAGCAGGATGTTATACCTGCTCAATTCCGATTGTCGCAGAATTATCCTAATCCGTTCAATCCTTCGACGGTGATTAGAGTATCGATCCCTGTTACTCAAACAGCGTCATTAAAAATATACGATTTTCTCGGAAGGGAGATTGCAACATTAATAAACGGGAGAATTGAACCGGGCAATTACGAGATTGAATTTGAATCAGGAGAACTTTCAAGCGGTATCTATTTATATCGGCTGCAAACCGAAAGTTTTTCCCAAACAAGGAAGATGATAATTATTAAATGA
- a CDS encoding 4-phosphoerythronate dehydrogenase encodes MNILADENIPQVKEAFSNFGEVRLSHGRHITGEMLRDTDVLIVRSITDVNRNLLDGSNIKFVGTATIGTDHIDKEYLRSRVIYFADAAGCNSYSVAEYVIRAVAKIFTEEKKSFVGKTFGIVGYGNIGTKVAVFARALGFETVINDPPLERKLGKENFRSLSDALQCDVVTFHVPLNKSGIDKTVHLLNEKNIAEIKSGALLINTSRGPVIKNSVLKKRLLENRNIRTVLDVWENEPVIDTELLGLVDIASAHIAGYSLEGKLNGTLFIYNKFCGFMNCKPEWKPDYPQIEEPEIAPDKIDGLEELIDEITGKVYDISLDTELIKKIIAINPEERGRQFDQLRKTYRIRREFNNYSVKSKDLNNTMANVLTTLRFRLT; translated from the coding sequence ATGAACATTTTAGCAGACGAGAATATTCCGCAGGTAAAAGAGGCTTTTTCAAATTTCGGTGAAGTCCGGCTTTCGCACGGCCGTCATATAACCGGTGAGATGCTGAGAGATACCGATGTTTTAATTGTCCGTTCCATAACGGATGTAAACAGGAATTTACTGGATGGAAGTAATATTAAGTTTGTGGGGACGGCAACAATCGGAACGGATCATATCGACAAAGAGTATTTAAGATCCAGGGTTATTTATTTTGCTGATGCAGCAGGTTGTAATTCGTATTCGGTTGCCGAATACGTAATTAGGGCTGTTGCAAAAATTTTTACGGAAGAGAAGAAAAGTTTTGTTGGAAAAACTTTTGGTATAGTCGGTTACGGAAATATCGGGACAAAAGTGGCAGTATTTGCCCGTGCGCTCGGATTCGAGACTGTAATCAACGATCCGCCTCTTGAGAGGAAACTCGGGAAAGAGAATTTCCGGAGCCTGTCCGATGCACTTCAATGCGATGTTGTAACTTTCCACGTCCCGCTCAACAAGAGCGGAATTGATAAAACTGTTCACCTATTGAATGAAAAGAATATCGCGGAGATAAAATCAGGAGCTCTTTTAATAAACACTTCGCGCGGACCTGTGATTAAGAATTCCGTTCTGAAAAAAAGACTTCTCGAAAACCGGAATATCAGGACAGTCCTCGACGTCTGGGAAAACGAACCGGTTATAGACACAGAACTGCTCGGCCTTGTTGATATTGCTTCGGCGCATATTGCCGGTTACTCGCTCGAAGGAAAACTGAACGGAACGCTATTCATCTATAATAAATTCTGCGGGTTTATGAATTGCAAACCGGAATGGAAACCCGACTATCCTCAAATAGAGGAACCGGAAATTGCTCCAGATAAAATTGATGGTCTTGAAGAGTTGATTGATGAGATTACCGGAAAGGTATATGATATTTCACTGGATACGGAACTGATAAAAAAAATAATTGCGATTAATCCCGAAGAGCGGGGCAGGCAGTTCGATCAGCTAAGAAAAACTTACAGGATAAGACGCGAATTCAATAATTACTCGGTAAAGTCGAAAGATTTGAATAACACAATGGCTAATGTCCTTACAACGCTCAGGTTCCGGCTTACTTAA
- the aspS gene encoding aspartate--tRNA ligase, with amino-acid sequence MKFNRRTHTCGDLREVNIQESVVLNGWVANRRDLGGVIFIELRDRFGITQIVFEPSYNPASHELAKKLRSEFVISVEGKVRKRPVGTDNPDLPTGQIDVMVDKLIILNQAETPPFPIDNNVDASEDLRLKYRYLDLRRGEVQKNLLLRHRMYQITRKYFDSNGFVEIETPVLMKSTPEGARDFLVPSRLHKGKFYALPQSPQTYKQILMVSGFDRYFQIVKCFRDEDMRADRQPEFTQIDVEMSFVDVEDIFEVVEGLMKIFFKEIWNYNLETPIPRLSFDEAMEKYGSDKPDLRFGLEMVTLNNVFEKSEFRVFKDSISQNGIITGLLAKGCGDYTRNQLDVLTDYVKKLGAGGLIWMRVKENDLDAPIAKFLTDDEKKNLIAQMNAEPGDLLFILTGQRLKTLSVMGNLRLEMAKRMNLILADSKPALIWVTEFPLFEWDDETKRYYAMHHPFTSPRIEDIPFMEAEPGKVKARAYDLVLNGNEVAGGSIRIHDSGLQALMFKALGIGEEEAKEKFGFLMNAFKYGAPPHGGIAFGFDRLVMLFAGKSSIRDVIAFPKTSSGLSLMDDSPSHVDEAQLTELHIRIK; translated from the coding sequence ATGAAATTCAATAGAAGAACACATACATGCGGCGACTTGCGCGAAGTAAATATTCAGGAAAGTGTTGTCCTTAACGGATGGGTTGCCAACAGAAGAGACCTCGGAGGAGTAATCTTTATTGAGCTGAGAGATCGTTTTGGAATTACACAAATCGTTTTTGAACCTTCTTATAACCCTGCCTCTCACGAACTTGCAAAAAAACTAAGATCTGAATTTGTAATTTCGGTTGAAGGAAAAGTCCGCAAACGTCCGGTAGGAACCGATAATCCGGATCTCCCGACAGGACAAATTGATGTAATGGTAGATAAGCTGATTATTCTGAATCAGGCCGAGACCCCCCCGTTTCCGATTGACAATAATGTTGATGCCAGTGAGGATCTTCGACTTAAATATCGATATCTGGATCTGAGGAGAGGAGAGGTTCAGAAGAATCTGCTTCTGCGTCATAGAATGTACCAGATTACCAGAAAATATTTCGATTCCAATGGATTTGTTGAAATTGAAACTCCTGTGCTTATGAAAAGCACACCGGAAGGTGCGCGCGACTTTTTAGTGCCGAGCCGGCTTCATAAAGGAAAGTTTTATGCGTTGCCTCAGTCTCCGCAGACCTATAAGCAGATACTTATGGTTTCGGGATTCGACCGTTACTTCCAGATTGTTAAATGTTTCCGCGATGAGGATATGAGAGCCGACCGTCAGCCCGAGTTTACTCAGATCGACGTTGAAATGTCCTTCGTAGACGTTGAAGACATTTTTGAAGTAGTTGAAGGATTAATGAAGATATTCTTCAAAGAGATCTGGAACTACAATCTGGAAACACCGATACCCAGACTCAGTTTTGACGAAGCAATGGAAAAATACGGAAGCGATAAACCGGATCTTCGATTCGGTCTCGAAATGGTTACCCTGAATAATGTTTTTGAAAAATCGGAATTCCGTGTGTTCAAAGATTCTATCTCTCAAAACGGAATAATTACCGGATTGCTCGCCAAGGGTTGCGGAGATTATACCAGAAATCAACTCGACGTTCTTACCGACTATGTTAAAAAGCTTGGTGCGGGCGGACTTATATGGATGCGTGTAAAAGAAAATGATCTCGACGCTCCGATCGCAAAATTTTTGACTGATGACGAGAAGAAAAATCTGATCGCTCAAATGAATGCCGAACCCGGGGATCTCTTGTTTATTCTTACAGGTCAGAGACTTAAGACATTATCCGTGATGGGTAATCTCCGCCTCGAGATGGCAAAGAGAATGAATCTTATACTTGCGGATTCAAAACCGGCTTTGATCTGGGTAACAGAATTCCCATTGTTCGAGTGGGATGATGAGACAAAGCGTTACTATGCAATGCATCATCCGTTCACTTCTCCAAGAATTGAAGATATTCCTTTTATGGAAGCAGAACCCGGTAAAGTAAAAGCACGCGCATACGACCTGGTTCTTAACGGTAACGAAGTTGCCGGAGGAAGTATAAGAATTCATGATTCGGGACTTCAGGCATTAATGTTCAAAGCTCTTGGAATCGGTGAGGAAGAGGCAAAAGAGAAATTCGGATTTTTAATGAACGCGTTCAAATATGGAGCCCCGCCTCACGGTGGTATTGCATTCGGGTTTGATCGGCTTGTTATGTTGTTTGCCGGTAAATCATCAATCCGAGATGTTATTGCGTTTCCTAAAACATCCAGTGGACTTTCATTAATGGACGATTCCCCCTCGCACGTCGATGAAGCTCAACTTACCGAACTGCATATTCGAATAAAATAA
- a CDS encoding Lrp/AsnC family transcriptional regulator encodes MLDSLDLIILKKLQENGRTKRNELADAAGLSLPSLSERLRKLEENGIIEGYYTKLDRHKFNLDIMAFIVVIMDSSKNYEKLTDHVKKTPEILECHAILGEGSHIMKALVKDTKSLEQLLSKIQSWPGVNRTVTNFVLSTIKETTNINI; translated from the coding sequence ATGCTGGATAGCTTAGATTTAATTATACTGAAAAAGCTGCAGGAAAACGGAAGGACTAAGCGGAATGAACTTGCCGACGCTGCTGGCCTCTCACTTCCCTCGCTGAGCGAACGGCTCAGAAAGCTGGAAGAGAACGGAATTATCGAGGGATATTACACAAAGCTCGACCGTCACAAATTCAACCTCGATATAATGGCTTTCATAGTTGTGATAATGGACTCCTCAAAGAATTACGAAAAGCTGACCGATCACGTAAAAAAAACTCCCGAGATACTTGAATGCCACGCTATACTCGGCGAAGGCTCGCATATTATGAAAGCGCTGGTTAAGGATACAAAATCTCTCGAACAGCTTTTAAGTAAGATACAATCCTGGCCGGGTGTAAACCGGACCGTTACAAATTTTGTACTTTCAACAATTAAAGAGACCACAAACATTAACATATAA
- a CDS encoding M20/M25/M40 family metallo-hydrolase: MENLEYLTGAKEVTVPSGTFQILSRHAYEYTNLIAEEYLKQRLEAYGLETYQQNHDNGIGNIYAIQHGVKYPEQQIIICAHFDSMPRSYIAPGADDNGSGTSAVLEAARILSKYPTDYTIIYALWDNEELGLQGSYYYAQQARLRNDKIIAVINMDMIGWDGNNDNIAEIHFQNYSTSYEIVQKLQEVNTNYNIGLNLLVANQATTASDHASFWYNNYPAVLLIEDYDATNGSRDFHPYYHTANDRIEYINKSYFEKCSKVAIGTVALYAGVQNPTYVHSPLPSSYSLSQNYPNPFNSTTVINYSIDKEMPVKIVVHDLIGRELAVLVDEVKPPASYSVNFDASDVRGGLSSGLYFYSMYSGNYTISRKMLYLK; this comes from the coding sequence ATGGAAAACCTGGAATACCTGACGGGCGCAAAAGAGGTAACGGTTCCCAGCGGCACTTTTCAAATCCTATCGCGGCACGCATACGAATATACAAATCTCATCGCGGAAGAATATTTAAAACAACGTCTCGAAGCTTACGGACTCGAAACTTATCAGCAGAATCACGACAACGGGATTGGAAACATTTATGCAATTCAGCACGGAGTTAAGTATCCTGAACAACAGATTATTATTTGTGCCCACTTCGATAGCATGCCCCGATCTTACATTGCACCTGGCGCGGATGACAACGGAAGCGGAACCTCGGCAGTCCTTGAAGCGGCGAGAATTCTCTCGAAGTATCCGACTGATTACACAATTATTTATGCGCTGTGGGATAACGAAGAACTTGGACTTCAGGGTAGTTATTATTATGCACAACAGGCTCGGTTGAGGAACGATAAAATTATTGCCGTTATTAATATGGATATGATCGGGTGGGATGGCAATAACGATAATATTGCAGAAATTCATTTTCAAAACTACAGCACCTCCTACGAAATTGTTCAAAAGCTTCAGGAAGTGAATACTAATTATAATATTGGATTAAATCTTTTAGTTGCAAATCAAGCAACAACTGCGAGTGATCACGCATCGTTTTGGTATAACAATTATCCGGCTGTACTATTAATAGAAGATTATGATGCGACAAATGGTTCAAGAGATTTTCATCCATATTATCATACGGCTAATGATAGAATTGAATACATAAATAAATCCTATTTCGAAAAGTGTTCGAAAGTTGCTATCGGCACAGTAGCGCTTTATGCCGGTGTTCAGAATCCTACATATGTTCATTCTCCGTTGCCTTCTTCATATAGTTTATCTCAGAATTATCCCAACCCGTTTAATTCAACCACGGTAATCAATTATTCAATTGATAAAGAAATGCCGGTAAAGATTGTTGTCCATGATCTTATCGGAAGGGAATTAGCGGTACTCGTAGATGAAGTAAAACCGCCGGCTTCATACAGCGTAAACTTCGATGCGTCGGATGTAAGGGGCGGATTGTCCAGCGGTCTCTATTTCTATTCAATGTACTCGGGTAATTATACAATCTCCAGGAAAATGCTCTACCTTAAGTAA
- the glnA gene encoding type I glutamate--ammonia ligase, translating to MGKSASKIQEILSYIKSNKIQFVDFKFMDFPGQWQHFTVPAGELKADSFEDGFGFDGSSIRGWKSIHESDMLLIPDSETMFFDPFIEAPTVSLICDVYEPATREKYDRCPRNIAQKAEAYLKSTGLADTSYFGPEAEFFVFDDVRFDSGPNFSFYTVDSIEGKWNSGREENPNLGYKPRFKEGYFPVPPTDQLMDLRNEMVMNLINMGIEIEAQHHEVASGGQCEIDMKFKPLLRAADQLLMFKYVIKNTAKKRGKTVTYMPKPIFGDNGSGMHVHTSLWLKGKPLFAGGGYAGLSDMALYFIGGLLKHAPSLLAFTNPITNSYKRLVPGFEAPVNLAYSQRNRSASIRIPMYSNSPKSKRVEFRCPDPAANPYLAFSAIMMAGLDGIMNRIDPGEPLEKDIYDMSPEELKDVPSTPESLAQALKALAEDHEYLLKGNVFTEDVIRAWINYKVEKEIKPMALRPHPYEFEMYFDV from the coding sequence ATGGGTAAATCTGCATCAAAGATTCAGGAAATTCTCTCATACATTAAGAGTAACAAAATTCAGTTCGTCGATTTCAAGTTCATGGACTTCCCGGGACAGTGGCAGCACTTTACCGTTCCGGCAGGAGAATTGAAAGCCGATTCATTTGAAGACGGATTCGGGTTCGACGGATCTTCAATCCGCGGATGGAAAAGCATTCACGAAAGCGATATGCTTCTCATTCCGGATTCCGAAACTATGTTTTTCGATCCGTTCATCGAAGCACCTACAGTATCATTAATATGCGATGTATACGAACCGGCAACCAGAGAAAAGTACGACCGCTGTCCTCGCAACATCGCGCAGAAAGCAGAAGCATATCTGAAATCAACCGGGCTGGCAGATACATCCTATTTCGGTCCCGAGGCAGAGTTCTTCGTATTCGATGATGTCCGTTTCGATTCCGGACCTAATTTTTCATTCTACACAGTCGATTCAATTGAAGGTAAATGGAATTCCGGCCGCGAGGAGAATCCGAACCTCGGATATAAACCCCGTTTTAAAGAAGGATATTTCCCGGTTCCCCCGACAGACCAACTGATGGATCTCCGTAATGAAATGGTTATGAACCTTATCAATATGGGAATTGAGATAGAAGCCCAGCATCACGAGGTTGCAAGCGGCGGACAGTGTGAGATCGATATGAAGTTTAAACCGCTTCTTCGCGCGGCTGACCAATTGCTGATGTTTAAATATGTAATTAAAAACACGGCAAAGAAGCGCGGCAAAACCGTTACGTATATGCCCAAGCCGATCTTCGGTGATAACGGAAGCGGAATGCATGTTCATACAAGTTTGTGGTTGAAAGGCAAACCTCTCTTTGCAGGGGGCGGATATGCAGGACTGAGCGATATGGCGCTCTACTTTATCGGCGGATTATTAAAACATGCACCTTCGCTACTCGCTTTTACAAATCCAATTACAAATTCCTATAAGCGGCTTGTACCCGGATTCGAAGCACCCGTGAATCTCGCTTACTCTCAAAGAAACCGGAGCGCTTCCATAAGAATTCCGATGTATTCAAATTCTCCAAAGTCTAAGAGAGTGGAATTCCGCTGCCCGGATCCTGCTGCCAATCCGTATCTCGCGTTTTCGGCAATTATGATGGCGGGTCTGGATGGAATTATGAACCGTATCGATCCGGGTGAACCGCTCGAAAAGGATATCTACGATATGTCCCCCGAAGAACTGAAGGATGTTCCGTCAACACCCGAATCGCTAGCCCAGGCATTGAAAGCACTTGCCGAAGATCATGAGTACCTGCTTAAAGGGAATGTGTTTACAGAGGATGTTATCCGTGCGTGGATAAATTATAAAGTTGAAAAAGAGATCAAGCCGATGGCGTTGAGGCCTCATCCCTACGAATTCGAAATGTACTTTGATGTATAA